A region from the Acyrthosiphon pisum isolate AL4f chromosome A1, pea_aphid_22Mar2018_4r6ur, whole genome shotgun sequence genome encodes:
- the LOC100216490 gene encoding nanos homolog 1 — translation MSGRSRFAFGSQTQAPQYQNRCALCLTTTTEDGNATAVCQHTASVESALHYLRNYGAPTSPPYGPSPYHAQQDAAPAPATSALPSFGGCSPPVSPNYYTLAEFLLRMNRMQQENTGGYHHLRQPPISSRPPKPKSEMGCLRECAFCKSNGETAEFYKSHFLKDPVGRVRCPILQRYQCPFCYATGENAHTRRYCPKNPNKMCFIKGDQLVKQNLQ, via the exons ATGAGTGGCCGTAGCAGATTCGCGTTCGGCAGCCAGACCCAGGCGCCCCAGTACCAGAACCGATGCGCTCTGTGCTTGACCACGACCACGGAAGACGGTAATGCGACGGCTGTCTGCCAGCACACGGCCAGCGTCGAGTCGGCGCTGCACTATCTGCGAAATTACGGGGCCCCGACGAGTCCGCCATACGGGCCGTCGCCCTATCACGCCCAGCAGGACGCGGCTCCGGCTCCGGCGACGTCTGCGCTCCCATCGTTCGGCGGCTGTTCCCCGCCCGTCTCGCCCAACTACTACACACTGGCCGAGTTCCTGTTGCGCATGAACCGCATGCAACAGGAGAACACCGGTGGCTACCATCACTTGCGCCAGCCTCCGATTTCGTCCAGGCCGCCCAAGCCCAAGTCTGAGATGGGATGCCTGCGCGAGTGCGCGTTCTGCAAGAGCAACGGCGAGACGGCCGAGTTCTACAAGTCGCACTTTCTCAAGGACCCCGTCGGCCGAGTCAGATGCCCGATACTGCAACG gtATCAATGCCCGTTTTGTTACGCAACTGGAGAGAACGCACACACAAGGCGTTACTGTCCAAAAAATCCaaacaaaatgtgttttatcAAAGGAGATCAACTTGTTAAGCAAAATTtgcagtga